The following are encoded in a window of Thunnus albacares chromosome 9, fThuAlb1.1, whole genome shotgun sequence genomic DNA:
- the zar1 gene encoding zygote arrest protein 1, whose product MATYGDEPVDSYFYSSYNPYTGRYHRPKDAGWKYKSYLSHYGDASDAFNNHQRAQLKSILSQINPKLTPRLRKANTKDVAVQVNPKRDASVQCSIGPRTLLAMKRDFRRKGKPESATPGDSGRPKAASGVRYPRTLAVYSPVAYRSVTSFLGEDDENNNNNNNNNNNNNNKAASCGETPGDPLESAGKGDGKESEDDQAREDDKTAKVLEQRKKPKSKQPVTSEDAQSTTEGSKGKARVRFQFLEQKYGYYHCRECNLRWESAYVWCVQGTNKVYFKQYCRKCQKEFNPYRVEDITCHTCNKARCSCAVTQRHVDPKRPHRQDLCGRCKGKRLSCDSTFSFKYII is encoded by the exons ATGGCAACGTATGGTGACGAGCCAGTCGATAGCTATTTCTACTCATCTTACAACCCTTACACAGGCAGATACCACAGGCCTAAAGACGCGGGGTGGAAGTATAAAAGTTACCTCTCTCACTATGGCGACGCCTCTGACGCCTTCAACAACCACCAGCGCGCCCAGCTGAAGTCCATCTTATCTCAGATCAATCCAAAACTCACCCCGAGGCTCAGGAAGGCGAACACCAAAGATGTGGCGGTGCAGGTCAACCCGAAGAGAGACGCCTCGGTGCAGTGCTCCATCGGCCCGCGGACCCTCTTGGCTATGAAGCGAGATTTCCGGCGCAAGGGGAAGCCGGAGAGCGCGACCCCCGGCGACAGCGGCAGACCCAAGGCGGCCAGCGGTGTGCGTTACCCCCGCACCCTCGCCGTGTACTCACCCGTCGCCTACAGAAGCGTCACCTCGTTTCTGGGCGAAGACGAcgaaaataataacaacaataacaacaacaacaacaacaacaacaacaaggcgGCTTCCTGTGGTGAGACGCCCGGTGACCCGCTGGAGTCTGCGGGGAAAGGTGACGGGAAGGAGAGCGAAGACGACCAGGCAAGAGAGGATGATAAGACCGCAAAGGTCCTGGAACAGCGTAAAAAACCCAAATCCAAACAACCGGTGACGAGTGAAGATGCGCAGTCAACTACAGAGGGGTCAAAGGGCAAGGCGCGCGTGCGGTTCCAG TTCCTGGAGCAGAAGTACGGCTATTATCACTGCAGAGAATGCAACCTGCGATGGGAGAGTGCCTATGTTTGGTGTGTTCAGGGCACCAACAAG GTTTACTTCAAACAGTACTGTAGGAAATGCCAAAAGGAGTTCAACCCATACCGTGTTGAAGACATCACATGTCAT ACGTGCAACAAAGCGCGCTGTTCATGTGCAGTAACACAACGTCACGTTGACCCCAAACGGCCCCACAGACAGGACTTGTGTGGCAGGTGCAAAGGCAAGCGACTCTCCTGTGACAGCACTTTCAGCTTCAAATACATCATCTAA
- the slc10a4 gene encoding sodium/bile acid cotransporter 4 isoform X2 → MENSSLLGGDAQNAGLIDFLLTDALQQVVDSREDASMDGLVSSGAIFLEGSAFRTAAGAEFMAAPPSESPHLMPAFWDSPLSHGINVFVGLVLCFTMLGLGCTVEVSQLGEHIRRPIGVLLALVCQFVIMPLVAFLLALAFSLDDVAAMAVLLCGCCPGGNLSNIMSLLVHGEMNLSIIMTISSTLLALVLMPLCLWIYSRAWINTPVVNLMPFGAIILTLCSTLIPIGLGVMLRYRYTRVADIVLKVSLWSLLVTLVLLFILTGAMLGPELLSTIPPSVYVVAVLMPLCGYAAGYGLAKLFELPPNSCRSVSLETGCQNVQLCTAILKLAFPPQLMGGMYMFPLLYALFQAAEAGIFILAYRMYRKEVLHKPDPMKDGEDTDITYQRFEDEDIGFDSSYGAVTA, encoded by the exons ATGGAGAACTCCAGCCTGTTGGGCGGCGACGCACAAAATGCTGGCCTGATAGACTTTCTTCTGACGGACGCTTTGCAGCAAGTTGTGGATTCTCGAGAGGACGCTTCCATGGATGGATTAGTGTCCAGTGGTGCCATTTTTCTTGAAGGCAGTGCTTTCAGGACTGCCGCTGGAGCTGAGTTCATGGCCGCTCCGCCGTCGGAGTCCCCTCACCTGATGCCTGCCTTTTGGGATTCTCCGCTCAGTCACGGAATCAATGTATTTGTGGGACTTGTCCTTTGCTTCACTATGCTGGGGCTGGGCTGCACGGTGGAGGTCAGCCAGCTTGGAGAGCATATCCGCAGACCCATCGGGGTGCTGCTGGCTCTGGTGTGTCAGTTTGTTATCATGCCCTTGGTGGCCTTTCTGTTGGCTTTAGCCTTCTCTCTTGATGATGTGGCTGCGATGGCTGTTCTCCTCTGTGGCTGCTGCCCGGGAGGGAACTTATCCAACATCATGTCTCTGCTGGTGCACGGAGAGATGAATCTCAG CATCATCATGACCATCTCTTCCACTCTGCTGGCGCTCGTGCTGATGCCGCTGTGTCTGTGGATCTACAGTCGGGCCTGGATCAACACACCTGTGGTCAACCTCATGCCTTTTGGGGCCATCATCCTGACCCTGTGCAGCACTCTCATCCCCATTGGTTTAGGAGTTATGCTGAGATACCGCTACACGCGTGTGGCTGACATTGTTTTAAAG GTATCGCTGTGGTCTCTGCTAGTCACCCTTGTGTTGCTGTTCATCTTGACTGGGGCGATGCTGGGACCGGAGCTGCTGTCCACCATCCCGCCCTCCGTCTACGTGGTGGCTGTCCTGATGCCTCTGTGTGGCTACGCTGCAGGTTACGGCCTGGCCAAGCTCTTTGAACTGCCGCCCAACAGCTGCAGGTCAGTCTCTCTGGAGACAGGATGCCAGAACGTGCAGCTGTGCACTGCCATCCTGAAGCTGGCCTTCCCCCCTCAGCTGATGGGAGGGATGTACATGTTCCCTCTGCTCTATGCCTTGTTCCAAGCAGCTGAGGCTGGCATCTTCATCCTGGCCTATAGGATGTACAGGAAGGAGGTCCTGCACAAACCAGATCCCATGAAGGATGGCGAGGACACGGATATAACATATCAACGTTTTGAAGATGAGGACATTGGTTTTGACTCATCTTACGGCGCCGTGACA GCGTAG
- the slc10a4 gene encoding sodium/bile acid cotransporter 4 isoform X1: MENSSLLGGDAQNAGLIDFLLTDALQQVVDSREDASMDGLVSSGAIFLEGSAFRTAAGAEFMAAPPSESPHLMPAFWDSPLSHGINVFVGLVLCFTMLGLGCTVEVSQLGEHIRRPIGVLLALVCQFVIMPLVAFLLALAFSLDDVAAMAVLLCGCCPGGNLSNIMSLLVHGEMNLSIIMTISSTLLALVLMPLCLWIYSRAWINTPVVNLMPFGAIILTLCSTLIPIGLGVMLRYRYTRVADIVLKVSLWSLLVTLVLLFILTGAMLGPELLSTIPPSVYVVAVLMPLCGYAAGYGLAKLFELPPNSCRSVSLETGCQNVQLCTAILKLAFPPQLMGGMYMFPLLYALFQAAEAGIFILAYRMYRKEVLHKPDPMKDGEDTDITYQRFEDEDIGFDSSYGAVTVSDPNTIMLDPCPPDPTPV, translated from the exons ATGGAGAACTCCAGCCTGTTGGGCGGCGACGCACAAAATGCTGGCCTGATAGACTTTCTTCTGACGGACGCTTTGCAGCAAGTTGTGGATTCTCGAGAGGACGCTTCCATGGATGGATTAGTGTCCAGTGGTGCCATTTTTCTTGAAGGCAGTGCTTTCAGGACTGCCGCTGGAGCTGAGTTCATGGCCGCTCCGCCGTCGGAGTCCCCTCACCTGATGCCTGCCTTTTGGGATTCTCCGCTCAGTCACGGAATCAATGTATTTGTGGGACTTGTCCTTTGCTTCACTATGCTGGGGCTGGGCTGCACGGTGGAGGTCAGCCAGCTTGGAGAGCATATCCGCAGACCCATCGGGGTGCTGCTGGCTCTGGTGTGTCAGTTTGTTATCATGCCCTTGGTGGCCTTTCTGTTGGCTTTAGCCTTCTCTCTTGATGATGTGGCTGCGATGGCTGTTCTCCTCTGTGGCTGCTGCCCGGGAGGGAACTTATCCAACATCATGTCTCTGCTGGTGCACGGAGAGATGAATCTCAG CATCATCATGACCATCTCTTCCACTCTGCTGGCGCTCGTGCTGATGCCGCTGTGTCTGTGGATCTACAGTCGGGCCTGGATCAACACACCTGTGGTCAACCTCATGCCTTTTGGGGCCATCATCCTGACCCTGTGCAGCACTCTCATCCCCATTGGTTTAGGAGTTATGCTGAGATACCGCTACACGCGTGTGGCTGACATTGTTTTAAAG GTATCGCTGTGGTCTCTGCTAGTCACCCTTGTGTTGCTGTTCATCTTGACTGGGGCGATGCTGGGACCGGAGCTGCTGTCCACCATCCCGCCCTCCGTCTACGTGGTGGCTGTCCTGATGCCTCTGTGTGGCTACGCTGCAGGTTACGGCCTGGCCAAGCTCTTTGAACTGCCGCCCAACAGCTGCAGGTCAGTCTCTCTGGAGACAGGATGCCAGAACGTGCAGCTGTGCACTGCCATCCTGAAGCTGGCCTTCCCCCCTCAGCTGATGGGAGGGATGTACATGTTCCCTCTGCTCTATGCCTTGTTCCAAGCAGCTGAGGCTGGCATCTTCATCCTGGCCTATAGGATGTACAGGAAGGAGGTCCTGCACAAACCAGATCCCATGAAGGATGGCGAGGACACGGATATAACATATCAACGTTTTGAAGATGAGGACATTGGTTTTGACTCATCTTACGGCGCCGTGACAGTGAGTGACCCAAACACCATCATGTTGGACCCCTGTCCTCCTGATCCAACTCCTGTTTAA